Part of the Vicinamibacteria bacterium genome, CTCCCGTCGGAAAAGGCCAAAGAGATTTCCGACGGCGTGAGCGGTGAAGCCGATTTCGTCGTCTTCGAGGACAGCGGACATTTCGCCCCGGTCGAAGAAACAGAGAAGTTCATTCGAGCCGTGTGGAATTTCTTGGGAGTGGAATGATGCCAAGACTCATCGGAGCTCCGGCCGTCGTTCCCGCGGCGGGGAACAAGCCCAAACGAATCGAAGAGTTCGTCGGCCGGGTCAACACCGGACACGACGAGCTCAGCATTGCTCGCATGGTGTCGCCCGAAGGATGGGAGGAGCCGGGGCAACGGCCGGAGTTCGAGGAGATCACCCTCGTGCTGCGCGGCATGCTCCAGGTCGAGCACGAGGGCGGCACGCTCCAGGTTCGCGCTGGCCAGGCGGTCGTCCTGTCGCCCGGCGAGTGGGTTCGT contains:
- a CDS encoding AraC family ligand binding domain-containing protein, which translates into the protein MPRLIGAPAVVPAAGNKPKRIEEFVGRVNTGHDELSIARMVSPEGWEEPGQRPEFEEITLVLRGMLQVEHEGGTLQVRAGQAVVLSPGEWVRYSSPEPEGAEYIAVCLPAFSPDTVHRDTDNS